A part of Larkinella insperata genomic DNA contains:
- the kdpB gene encoding potassium-transporting ATPase subunit KdpB produces MAQPKQTSLFQRELVGKAIRESFVKLNPAVLIKNPVMFTVEVGTLVMVLVTAYIALSGDQSQGTLGYNGVVTLILLVTVLFANFAEAIAEARGKAQAESLRKTRQETPAKVIRAVGNMKVAEIQILPSSQLVKGDVFVCQAGDIIPTDGEIIEGLATIDESAITGESAPVIREAGGDRSSVTGGTKVLSDKIKVQVTTQPGESFLDKMIALVEGASRQKTPNEIALTILLAGFTLIFIIVCVALKPFADYANTPITIAALISLFVCLIPTTIGGLLSAIGIAGMDRALRANVIAKSGRAVETAGDVDTLLLDKTGTITIGNRKATQFYPAPGISKADMIRSSALSSLADETPEGKSIVELAGADVTRNLSTAGATLIKFTAETRSSGIDLPQNGQASERLRIRKGATDSIRNLVTRAGNGFPKETEEQAEQIAANGGTPLIVAQNEQVMGVIELQDIIKPGIAERFERLRKMGVKTVMVTGDNPLTANFIAQKAGVDDFIAEAKPEDKMNYIRHEQTGGKLVAMMGDGTNDAPALAQADVGVAMNSGTQAAKEAGNMVDLDNDPTKLIEVVEIGKQLLITRGTLTTFSIANDVAKYFAIVPALFTLSIPALQSLNIMRLHSPESAILSAVIFNAVIIPLLIPLALRGVEYKPIGASALLRRNLFIYGFGGLVAPFIGIKLLDLVVGLFV; encoded by the coding sequence ATGGCACAGCCAAAACAGACCTCCCTCTTCCAGCGCGAGCTCGTTGGAAAAGCCATCCGGGAGTCATTCGTGAAATTAAATCCGGCCGTTCTGATCAAGAATCCGGTCATGTTCACCGTCGAAGTCGGCACGCTGGTCATGGTGCTGGTAACGGCTTACATCGCCTTGTCGGGTGATCAATCGCAGGGTACGCTGGGCTACAATGGGGTCGTTACGCTCATTCTGCTCGTGACGGTTTTATTTGCCAACTTTGCCGAAGCCATCGCCGAAGCCCGCGGAAAGGCGCAGGCCGAATCGCTGCGCAAAACCCGGCAGGAAACACCCGCCAAAGTGATTCGCGCGGTGGGTAACATGAAAGTGGCTGAGATACAAATTCTTCCTTCTTCGCAACTCGTAAAAGGCGATGTGTTTGTTTGTCAAGCGGGCGACATCATTCCGACCGATGGCGAGATCATCGAAGGCCTGGCTACCATCGACGAGTCGGCCATTACCGGGGAGTCGGCGCCGGTTATTCGCGAAGCCGGGGGCGACCGATCCTCGGTGACGGGCGGTACCAAGGTGCTTTCGGATAAGATCAAAGTGCAGGTGACCACCCAGCCGGGCGAGTCGTTTCTGGACAAAATGATTGCGCTGGTGGAAGGAGCCTCCCGCCAGAAAACGCCGAACGAAATTGCCCTGACGATTCTGCTGGCCGGGTTTACGCTCATCTTCATCATCGTCTGCGTGGCGCTGAAACCGTTTGCCGACTACGCCAACACGCCCATCACCATCGCAGCCCTGATTTCACTCTTCGTCTGCCTGATCCCGACCACCATCGGCGGGCTCTTATCGGCCATCGGGATTGCCGGGATGGACCGCGCCCTGCGCGCCAACGTCATTGCCAAATCGGGCCGGGCCGTCGAAACGGCGGGCGACGTGGATACGCTGCTGCTGGACAAAACCGGTACCATCACGATCGGCAACCGGAAAGCCACCCAGTTTTACCCCGCACCGGGCATTTCAAAAGCCGACATGATTCGGTCGAGCGCCCTGAGTTCGCTGGCCGACGAAACACCGGAAGGCAAGTCCATCGTGGAGCTGGCTGGGGCCGACGTGACGCGTAACCTGAGCACGGCGGGGGCCACGTTGATTAAGTTTACGGCTGAAACCCGCTCGTCGGGCATTGACCTGCCGCAAAATGGTCAGGCAAGTGAGCGGCTGCGGATTCGCAAAGGGGCCACCGATTCCATCCGCAACCTGGTCACGCGGGCGGGCAACGGGTTCCCGAAAGAAACCGAAGAACAGGCCGAGCAGATTGCCGCCAACGGCGGAACGCCCCTGATTGTAGCCCAGAATGAGCAGGTGATGGGCGTCATCGAGTTGCAGGACATCATCAAACCCGGCATTGCCGAACGCTTTGAACGACTGCGGAAAATGGGCGTCAAAACCGTTATGGTTACGGGCGACAACCCACTGACGGCCAACTTTATTGCTCAGAAAGCTGGCGTCGACGACTTTATTGCCGAGGCCAAACCCGAGGATAAAATGAACTACATCCGCCACGAGCAAACCGGCGGCAAGCTAGTAGCCATGATGGGCGACGGCACCAACGACGCCCCGGCACTGGCGCAGGCCGACGTGGGTGTGGCCATGAACAGCGGTACGCAGGCGGCCAAAGAAGCCGGGAACATGGTGGACCTGGACAATGACCCCACCAAGCTGATTGAAGTGGTCGAAATCGGGAAGCAACTCCTGATCACCCGCGGTACGCTGACCACCTTCTCAATTGCCAACGACGTAGCGAAGTATTTCGCCATCGTTCCGGCCTTGTTTACGCTATCCATCCCGGCGCTGCAAAGCCTGAATATCATGCGGTTGCACAGCCCCGAGTCGGCCATTCTGTCGGCAGTCATTTTCAATGCAGTCATCATTCCGCTGCTGATTCCGCTGGCGCTGCGGGGGGTGGAATACAAACCGATTGGGGCCAGTGCGCTCCTGCGCCGGAACCTGTTCATCTATGGGTTTGGCGGGCTGGTGGCCCCTTTTATTGGTATTAAACTACTGGATTTAGTCGTCGGACTCTTTGTATAA
- a CDS encoding esterase family protein — MHREYHKWFSRRLERDMELLVFGHAGARVLVFPTRRGRFFDFENFGLVEALADKLESGHLQLFCVDSIDADSLYSKEIPPHERVQRHLCYEEYILEEVLPFTRLKNPQPYMIALGCSFGAYHAVNIALRHPQWFGKVVALSGRYDLSTPVEFFRGLFDSYYDETIYYNTPSHFLPNLHDECTLALLRRMHFLLAIGREDPFLENNQALSATLAEKQIPHDLYIWEGRAHQAADWQEMVKIYL; from the coding sequence ATGCATCGGGAATACCACAAATGGTTTAGTCGGCGTCTGGAGCGGGACATGGAACTGTTGGTTTTTGGCCACGCCGGTGCGCGGGTATTGGTTTTTCCAACTCGCCGGGGACGGTTTTTTGACTTCGAGAATTTCGGTCTGGTTGAAGCGCTGGCGGATAAATTAGAGAGCGGCCACCTGCAATTGTTCTGCGTCGACAGCATCGATGCCGACAGCCTGTACAGCAAAGAAATCCCCCCGCACGAACGGGTTCAGCGGCACTTGTGCTATGAAGAGTATATTCTGGAAGAGGTGCTGCCTTTCACCCGCCTGAAAAATCCGCAGCCGTACATGATTGCGCTCGGGTGCAGTTTTGGCGCCTACCACGCCGTCAATATTGCCCTACGGCATCCCCAATGGTTTGGGAAAGTGGTTGCTCTGAGTGGTCGGTACGATCTGTCGACCCCGGTTGAATTCTTCCGGGGGCTGTTCGATTCGTACTACGACGAAACCATCTACTACAACACCCCGTCGCATTTTCTGCCCAATCTGCACGACGAATGTACGCTGGCCCTGCTTCGCCGGATGCATTTTCTGCTTGCCATCGGCCGGGAAGACCCGTTTCTTGAAAACAACCAGGCGTTGAGCGCAACTCTGGCCGAAAAACAGATTCCGCACGATCTCTACATCTGGGAGGGCCGGGCTCATCAGGCCGCCGACTGGCAGGAGATGGTCAAAATTTATCTGTAG
- a CDS encoding porin — protein sequence MKKTLVSTFIGLLLNTGSLVAQSTTPPTDSAAAPAPKLTFSGYAELYYGQDFDQPNAQERPGFLYNHKRNREVNVNLAFLKAAYAGERLRGNLAIQVGTYAQYNYAAEQPLLRNIYEANAGVKLSKNRDLWLDAGVFTSHIGFESAISKDCWTLTRSLVAENSPYYLAGAKLTYNTPNGKWTLLGSVLNGWQRINRLPGYTKPSLSTQVQYKTGSALTLNWSTFLGSDRPDSLKQTRFYNNFYAIINPTDKFGVTLGFDIGADRKPLTRGGQRLGTGSYVWYTPVVIARYATSSRSYVAGRVEYYDDKDGVIISTGSANGFKTWGYSINYDYAIFPSAVWRIEYRGFSSKDAIFAETATGPARRTNNALTTSLAISF from the coding sequence ATGAAAAAAACGTTAGTAAGTACATTTATTGGATTGCTTTTGAATACAGGCAGCCTAGTGGCCCAATCAACCACACCACCAACGGATTCAGCGGCTGCGCCCGCGCCCAAATTAACCTTTTCGGGGTACGCGGAGCTCTATTATGGGCAGGATTTTGACCAGCCCAACGCACAGGAGCGCCCCGGATTTCTCTACAACCACAAGCGCAATCGGGAAGTCAACGTGAATCTGGCGTTTCTCAAAGCGGCTTACGCGGGCGAACGGCTGCGCGGCAATCTGGCTATTCAGGTAGGCACGTACGCCCAATACAATTATGCCGCCGAACAACCGCTGCTGCGGAATATTTACGAAGCGAATGCTGGGGTTAAACTTTCCAAAAACCGTGATTTATGGCTGGACGCCGGGGTTTTTACCTCCCACATCGGTTTTGAAAGCGCCATCTCGAAAGATTGCTGGACGCTGACCCGCAGCCTGGTGGCCGAAAATTCACCGTATTACCTGGCCGGGGCCAAGCTGACTTATAATACACCCAACGGCAAATGGACGCTGCTGGGTTCGGTGCTCAACGGCTGGCAGCGAATCAACCGTCTGCCGGGTTACACCAAACCGTCGCTGAGTACGCAGGTGCAGTACAAAACCGGTTCTGCCCTTACGCTCAACTGGAGCACATTCCTGGGTTCCGACCGCCCGGATTCCCTGAAGCAAACCCGGTTTTACAATAATTTCTACGCCATCATCAACCCCACCGACAAGTTTGGCGTAACGCTGGGCTTCGACATCGGGGCCGACCGCAAACCGCTGACCCGCGGAGGACAACGCCTTGGCACGGGGAGTTACGTCTGGTACACGCCGGTGGTCATTGCCCGGTATGCCACCAGTTCAAGAAGCTATGTTGCCGGACGCGTTGAATACTATGATGACAAAGATGGCGTGATCATCAGCACCGGCAGTGCCAACGGTTTCAAAACCTGGGGCTACTCCATCAACTACGATTACGCCATTTTCCCCTCGGCCGTCTGGCGCATTGAATACCGCGGATTCAGCAGCAAGGACGCCATTTTCGCCGAAACCGCAACGGGCCCGGCCCGCCGGACGAACAATGCACTGACGACCTCGTTGGCAATCAGTTTTTAA
- a CDS encoding DUF4932 domain-containing protein, giving the protein MKPFVTVLLLLSGITQVVAQHKPPIIRTKTNSLILYVNNERGNFNGINELPNTFQHSFGIEPETVPLQLVSEQDSVSLTLRQGQQTVIRVIRQAKGDTITASFTAHKLVKAAVFSDAYKKENQNKTIIQIPEVYELVNVVFALTDYGKTEAIYKGTDYYRAVMDHFSPHRNHPAVRTIDSLLKQSDGNYYPLKMDAYAYQFAGDTIQKGAVYDRVSWGEVNELAPYIKLLDDFSKKAGFRRFYQQHADYYKSLVADYQKNVDVSSMKSWLEKQFPRTQYAAIKVIFTPLVGWNQSANQFEDNGFKEAQAHVNFPFVNNKLKEMPAPLVKADRMMIAFTEINHTYLNPEADRYNKEIVLAYKELSDWITPGKPSANYNNPLSCFEEYMNYGLVTLFYADVFGKDDFEKIKAGLENNMVTNRGFKRFREFDQELLRLYQTRQPGQTVADLYPAIIAWVARQ; this is encoded by the coding sequence ATGAAACCTTTTGTTACCGTGCTCCTTCTTTTATCGGGAATCACTCAGGTAGTTGCCCAGCACAAGCCGCCGATTATCCGTACAAAGACAAACAGCCTGATCCTGTACGTAAACAACGAGCGGGGCAATTTCAACGGCATCAACGAACTGCCTAATACCTTTCAGCACAGTTTTGGTATCGAACCGGAAACCGTGCCTCTGCAACTGGTTTCCGAGCAGGATTCGGTTAGCCTAACCCTGCGGCAGGGGCAACAAACGGTTATTCGGGTCATTCGGCAAGCCAAAGGCGATACCATAACGGCTTCGTTTACGGCGCACAAGCTGGTGAAAGCAGCTGTTTTCAGCGACGCCTATAAAAAGGAGAACCAGAATAAGACCATTATTCAGATTCCGGAAGTCTACGAACTGGTCAATGTCGTTTTTGCCCTGACCGATTACGGCAAAACCGAAGCGATTTACAAAGGGACAGATTATTACCGGGCTGTCATGGACCACTTTTCCCCGCACCGAAACCACCCCGCCGTTCGGACCATCGATTCGCTGCTGAAGCAGTCCGACGGCAATTACTATCCTTTGAAAATGGACGCGTATGCCTATCAGTTTGCGGGCGACACTATTCAGAAGGGGGCCGTTTACGACCGGGTGAGCTGGGGAGAAGTCAATGAACTCGCTCCGTATATTAAGTTGCTGGACGACTTTTCGAAAAAAGCAGGCTTCCGGCGGTTTTATCAGCAGCACGCGGATTATTACAAGAGCCTCGTGGCTGATTATCAAAAGAATGTTGATGTGTCCAGCATGAAAAGCTGGTTGGAAAAGCAATTTCCCCGGACGCAATACGCGGCCATAAAGGTGATCTTTACGCCCCTGGTGGGTTGGAACCAGTCGGCCAATCAGTTCGAGGACAACGGGTTTAAGGAAGCGCAGGCTCACGTTAATTTTCCGTTTGTGAACAATAAACTGAAAGAAATGCCCGCGCCCCTGGTCAAAGCCGATCGGATGATGATTGCGTTTACGGAGATCAACCACACCTACCTGAACCCGGAAGCCGATCGCTACAACAAGGAAATCGTACTGGCCTACAAAGAGCTATCGGACTGGATTACGCCGGGTAAACCGTCGGCCAACTACAACAATCCGCTTTCCTGCTTTGAAGAGTACATGAATTACGGCCTGGTTACGCTGTTTTACGCCGACGTTTTTGGGAAAGATGACTTTGAAAAAATCAAAGCCGGACTTGAAAACAACATGGTGA
- a CDS encoding SGNH/GDSL hydrolase family protein, whose amino-acid sequence MTWYEEEVQQLEKKIQSTADLTGRTVFYGSSTIRLWNTLERDFSDKKVLNIGFGGSTLAACDWFFERLVIPTQPRSLIFYAGDNDLGDGRFSEEVFLFFSALVTKMQQHLPEVPFTFVSIKPSPARWYIIDRIRLANDLIRQKIEELPTYHYVDVFTSMLDSKGHPRWELFEKDGLHLSPKGYALWQQILQQHPQIF is encoded by the coding sequence ATGACTTGGTACGAAGAGGAAGTTCAGCAACTCGAAAAAAAGATTCAGTCCACCGCCGATCTGACCGGCCGCACCGTTTTTTACGGCAGTTCAACCATCCGGCTATGGAATACTCTAGAGCGTGACTTTTCGGACAAAAAAGTACTGAACATCGGTTTTGGCGGCTCGACACTGGCGGCCTGCGACTGGTTTTTTGAACGGCTGGTCATCCCGACCCAACCTCGTTCACTGATTTTCTACGCCGGTGACAATGATCTGGGCGACGGACGGTTTTCGGAAGAAGTGTTTCTGTTTTTCAGCGCGTTGGTTACGAAAATGCAGCAGCATCTTCCTGAGGTTCCCTTCACGTTTGTGTCCATCAAGCCCAGCCCGGCCCGCTGGTACATCATCGACCGCATTCGGCTCGCCAATGACCTGATCCGGCAAAAAATTGAGGAGTTGCCCACCTACCACTACGTAGACGTTTTTACGTCGATGCTCGACAGCAAAGGCCACCCGCGCTGGGAGTTGTTTGAAAAAGACGGCTTGCACCTGAGTCCGAAAGGGTATGCCCTGTGGCAGCAGATTTTACAGCAGCACCCCCAGATTTTTTAA
- a CDS encoding sensor histidine kinase → MTIKLKISLALVFLFAVLLLLGGSGMYYLNQLADDSQAILKDNYTSLQFVGRMQKALLTRNTDPNALKSFDQALRQQEINLTEEGEEELAEAIRVDFGRLRSGNPNDSLTLARIGQNLLQLGEINQQAMFRKNNVAEQTANDALLWLVVTGTVCFLILFSFIINFPGYIANPLRELTRGIQEVASRNFEERLHFRSNDEFGELARAFNSMAHKLDEYEHTQLADVLFEKKRIDTLIQLMDNGIIGLDEKKNIRFVNPVASRLLGVDEAELVGRYAPDVALTNDLLRTLLQNLTDAKTEPETDRKLLKIYDEGKESYFNRQTHVVTLTRTGEEQPVAAGWVIVLENITAYQERDLAKTNFIATVSHELKTPISAIKMSLKLLDDQRIGALNEEQKELVGHVRNDADRLLNITGELLNMAQVESGQIQLTIKAVSPADLVQYATKALEVAASQRHIRFAVSGLEELPAIKADPDKATWVLVNLLSNAVRHSPEENTVDIAARQLGNQVEFTVRDYGPGLRPEHRARVFERYFRAPGPNGQSGGTGLGLAISKEFIQSMGGEIGLKDGIEPGAAFYFRLAIA, encoded by the coding sequence ATGACCATCAAGTTAAAAATATCGCTGGCCCTGGTCTTTCTGTTTGCCGTTCTGCTGTTGCTGGGCGGCTCGGGAATGTATTACCTGAACCAGCTGGCCGACGATTCGCAGGCCATCCTGAAAGACAATTACACCTCGTTGCAGTTCGTGGGGCGTATGCAGAAGGCGTTGCTGACGCGTAATACCGACCCGAACGCCCTGAAAAGCTTTGATCAGGCGCTCCGCCAGCAGGAAATAAACCTGACGGAAGAAGGCGAAGAGGAGCTGGCCGAGGCCATTCGGGTGGATTTTGGCCGGCTTCGATCGGGAAACCCCAACGACTCGCTGACGCTGGCCCGCATCGGGCAGAATCTGCTGCAACTGGGCGAGATAAACCAACAGGCCATGTTTCGCAAAAACAACGTGGCCGAGCAAACCGCCAACGATGCCCTGCTCTGGCTGGTGGTGACGGGTACGGTCTGTTTTCTAATTCTCTTTTCGTTCATCATCAACTTTCCCGGTTACATCGCCAACCCGCTGCGGGAGCTGACCCGCGGGATCCAGGAAGTGGCCAGCCGCAACTTCGAAGAACGGCTGCATTTCCGGTCGAACGACGAATTTGGTGAACTGGCGCGGGCGTTTAACTCGATGGCCCACAAGCTGGACGAGTACGAGCATACACAACTGGCCGACGTGTTGTTTGAGAAAAAACGCATCGACACGCTCATCCAGTTGATGGACAACGGCATTATCGGTCTGGATGAGAAAAAGAACATCCGGTTTGTCAATCCGGTCGCCAGCCGGTTGCTGGGGGTCGATGAAGCCGAACTGGTCGGGCGGTATGCCCCGGATGTGGCGCTGACCAACGACTTGCTCCGGACGCTGCTTCAGAACCTGACGGATGCGAAAACGGAGCCGGAGACTGATCGTAAACTGCTCAAAATCTACGATGAAGGCAAAGAAAGCTACTTTAACCGCCAGACCCACGTAGTGACGCTGACCCGCACGGGCGAAGAGCAGCCGGTGGCCGCCGGGTGGGTGATTGTGCTGGAAAACATCACGGCGTATCAGGAGCGCGATCTGGCCAAAACGAACTTCATCGCCACGGTTTCGCACGAGTTGAAAACACCCATTTCCGCCATCAAAATGAGTTTGAAGTTGCTGGACGACCAGCGAATTGGCGCGTTGAACGAAGAACAGAAGGAACTGGTTGGTCACGTGCGCAACGACGCCGACCGGCTGCTGAACATCACCGGCGAACTGCTGAACATGGCGCAGGTGGAATCCGGACAGATTCAACTGACGATCAAGGCCGTGAGTCCCGCGGATTTGGTGCAGTACGCGACGAAGGCCCTGGAAGTGGCGGCTAGTCAGCGGCACATCCGGTTCGCGGTTTCGGGCCTGGAGGAGCTACCCGCCATCAAAGCCGATCCCGATAAGGCGACCTGGGTGCTGGTCAATCTGCTGTCAAACGCCGTGCGGCACAGTCCGGAAGAAAATACCGTCGATATTGCGGCTCGGCAGCTTGGCAACCAGGTGGAGTTTACGGTGCGGGATTACGGCCCGGGGCTGCGTCCGGAACACCGGGCCCGGGTTTTCGAACGGTATTTCCGCGCGCCGGGGCCTAACGGGCAGTCGGGGGGGACGGGGCTGGGGCTGGCCATCTCCAAAGAGTTTATTCAGTCGATGGGCGGTGAAATTGGTCTGAAAGACGGCATTGAGCCGGGGGCCGCTTTCTACTTCCGGCTGGCCATTGCCTGA
- a CDS encoding K(+)-transporting ATPase subunit C — MKTHLAPALRLTLVMLVLLAVIYPLLVAAVSRLAPGGGQGETVSVNGKVVGYARIGQAFTEDRYFNGRPSAVDYNAAGSAGSNKGPSNPDYLKTVQARIDTFLVHNPGVQKADIPAELVTASGSGLDPDLSPAAAKIQVARIAKIRGISASRLNQLVDEHTDGPLLGLFGPQKVNVLALNIALAEVK, encoded by the coding sequence ATGAAAACGCATCTTGCCCCTGCTCTTCGACTGACCCTCGTGATGCTGGTCCTGTTAGCGGTCATTTATCCCCTGCTCGTTGCCGCCGTTTCCCGTCTGGCCCCGGGCGGTGGTCAGGGCGAAACTGTATCGGTAAACGGGAAAGTAGTCGGCTACGCCCGGATCGGTCAGGCCTTCACGGAAGACCGGTATTTCAACGGCCGCCCCTCGGCGGTGGATTACAACGCGGCTGGTTCGGCGGGTTCGAACAAAGGGCCGAGCAACCCGGATTACCTCAAAACCGTTCAGGCACGCATCGACACGTTTCTGGTGCATAACCCCGGTGTGCAGAAAGCCGACATTCCGGCCGAACTGGTGACGGCTTCCGGCTCGGGCCTTGACCCGGATCTGTCGCCCGCAGCGGCCAAAATTCAAGTGGCCCGCATCGCCAAAATACGGGGTATTTCCGCCAGTCGGCTGAATCAGCTGGTTGATGAACACACCGACGGCCCGCTGCTCGGGCTTTTTGGTCCGCAAAAAGTGAATGTTCTGGCGCTGAACATCGCGCTGGCTGAAGTTAAATAA
- a CDS encoding sensor protein KdpD produces MENSRDQSAEHFLRLIQESRRGKFKIYIGMSAGVGKTYRMLQEAHVLLRGGIDVKIGFVETHNRAETHALIDGLPLIARRKLFYRGRELEEMDLQAILNGHPELVIVDELAHTNVPGSKNEKRWQDVFDILDAGINVVSAVNIQHIESLYEEVHDITGIEVGERVPDRVLQAADEVVNIDLPADELITRLKEGKIYEPAKVEMALRNFFQADKILQLRELALKEVATAVERKVETMLPVNTQFKHERLMASISSNYVVGRKLIRKTARLAAYYQARWFVLYVQTPAEDPNRIKLEVQRHLINNLKLATELGAEVIQVKNRSIFNALVEECEKRKITTVCIGKPHFNLLQVIWRTNAFNRLLNKLSESDIDLVILS; encoded by the coding sequence ATGGAAAACAGTCGCGATCAATCGGCCGAGCATTTTCTCCGACTCATCCAGGAGTCGCGCCGGGGAAAGTTCAAAATTTACATCGGCATGAGTGCGGGGGTGGGCAAAACTTACCGGATGTTGCAGGAAGCGCACGTGCTGCTGCGGGGCGGTATCGACGTGAAAATCGGGTTTGTGGAAACGCACAACCGGGCCGAAACCCACGCCCTGATCGACGGATTGCCCCTCATTGCCCGCCGGAAGCTGTTTTACCGGGGACGCGAGCTGGAGGAAATGGACTTGCAGGCCATCCTCAACGGCCACCCCGAACTGGTGATTGTCGATGAGCTGGCGCATACCAACGTGCCGGGTTCCAAAAATGAAAAGCGCTGGCAGGATGTGTTCGATATTCTGGATGCGGGCATCAACGTGGTCAGCGCCGTCAACATTCAGCACATTGAAAGCCTGTACGAAGAAGTACACGACATTACCGGAATCGAGGTGGGCGAGCGCGTGCCCGACCGGGTGTTGCAGGCGGCCGACGAGGTGGTGAACATTGATTTGCCCGCCGATGAGCTCATTACGCGACTGAAAGAAGGGAAGATCTACGAGCCCGCCAAGGTCGAAATGGCCCTGCGCAATTTTTTTCAGGCCGACAAAATTCTGCAACTGCGCGAACTGGCGCTCAAGGAAGTGGCCACGGCCGTAGAGCGAAAGGTCGAAACGATGCTGCCGGTCAACACGCAGTTCAAACACGAACGGCTGATGGCGTCGATCAGCAGCAATTACGTTGTGGGTCGGAAGCTGATCCGCAAAACCGCCCGGCTGGCGGCTTACTACCAGGCCCGCTGGTTTGTGCTGTACGTGCAGACGCCCGCCGAAGATCCCAACCGTATCAAACTGGAAGTGCAGCGGCATTTGATCAACAACTTAAAACTGGCCACCGAACTGGGCGCGGAAGTGATTCAGGTTAAAAACCGGAGTATCTTTAACGCGCTGGTTGAGGAATGTGAGAAACGCAAGATCACAACCGTTTGCATCGGCAAGCCGCATTTTAACCTGCTACAGGTAATCTGGCGGACCAATGCCTTCAACCGGCTGCTGAACAAGTTATCGGAATCGGACATTGACTTAGTAATTCTGTCATGA